The genome window AAAATATCCGTCGTCGTACTGCTGTAACCATGGCAGTCAATACCCTCTCCTACTCAGAACTTCGTGCTGTTTCAGCTATTTTAGCTGAGCTGGATGGAAATGAAGGACAATTGACTGCATCGGTCATTGCAGACCGTATTGGAATCACGCGTTCAGTGATCGTCAATGCTCTCCGTAAGCTAGAGTCGGCAGGAATTATTGAAAGCCGTTCACTAGGAATGAAGGGAACATATCTCAAGGTATTGATTTCAGATATCTTTGAGGAAGTGAAAAAGAGGGACTACTAATGACAAAGGCTTTAATCTCAATTGACTATACAGAGGATTTTGTAGCAGACCATGGAAAGTTAACTGCTGGTGCTCCTGCTCAAGCCATATCAGAGGCGATTGCTCAGGTGACCAGACTGGCTTTTAATCGTGGAGACTATGTTTTCTTCACCATTGATGCTCATGAGGAAGAGGATGATTTTCATCCTGAGAGTAAACTTTTCCCACCTCACAACATCATTGGAACTAGTGGTCGCAACTTGTATGGAAAACTAGCAGATTTTTACCAAGTCCATGCTTCTGATAGTCGTGTTTTTTGGATGGACAAGCGTCACTATTCAGCATTTTCAGGAACGGATTTAGATATCCGCTTGCGAGAACGTAGAGTTGATACAGTCATCTTAACGGGTGTTTTGACAGATATTTGTGTTCTCCATACGGCTATTGATGCTTATAACTTAGGTTATCAAATCGAGGTTGTCAAGCCTGCTGTTGCTTCTATCTGGCCAGAAAATCATCAGTTTGCTCTTGGACATTTTAAGAATACTCTGGGAGCCAAATTGTTGGATGAAAATCTGTCTGAAATTAAAGAATGATTCCCTTGGAAAAATGAAAAAAATCTGAAAAAAGTGTTGACAAAGATTTTGAAAGTTGATATACTAGTAAAGTAATCGACGCGGGGATGGCGGAATTGGCAGACGCGCAGGACTAAGGATCCTGTGACCGCTTTAGGTCGTGAGGGTTCAAGTCCCTCTCTCCGCATAGGATAAGAGTTAGCTTTAGCTAGCTCTTTTTGTTTTTAAAAAGAAGGCTAGAAGAGGTATTTTGGATATCGGAAGGTATTGGCATCAAGAACTATCATTTATGGCATGGAGTCGGTTTTTGATTGGTAAAACGTGTTCTATATGAAGAAAGTTGGCAGTTGCTAGCTTTCTTCATTTTTTTAAAAAATAAAGTAAAAAATTTTTCGATTTCATAAACATTTCATATTTGGATTTTATAATAGCCTTACAAATATGGAGGTGACAAATGAATCCAATCCAAAGAGCTTGGGCTTATGTCAGCAGAAAACGACTGAGA of Streptococcus oralis contains these proteins:
- a CDS encoding cysteine hydrolase family protein, coding for MTKALISIDYTEDFVADHGKLTAGAPAQAISEAIAQVTRLAFNRGDYVFFTIDAHEEEDDFHPESKLFPPHNIIGTSGRNLYGKLADFYQVHASDSRVFWMDKRHYSAFSGTDLDIRLRERRVDTVILTGVLTDICVLHTAIDAYNLGYQIEVVKPAVASIWPENHQFALGHFKNTLGAKLLDENLSEIKE